GCAGATATGGCAATGACAAAACCAGAAAGGCGTTGTTTAAGAGATATGGTTTTAGGGGTTCTAAAATCCAAAACTGTCTTTGTCAATCAAATAGCAGCTTCGCTTAGAGAGTCCTTAAAGCTAAAAGATGTTTGCAAACGTCTTTCAGCTCAATATTTAAAGTTTGATTACGCAGATAAAGTTCTTGATTCTCATCTTAGATTAGCAAGTTCTAGTATTTCAAAAGATGATTTTATATTGATTGGTGGTACTGATATTAGCAAGAAACACGCCAAATATATGGAGGGTTTAGAGTTTGTGAAAAATGGAGATACAGGAACAATAGGTCTTGGGTACAATGTTCTGAACATCAATGCAATTAACATTCATAATGAGATAACTCCTCTTTATAGTAAAGCATATAGCTATGAAATGGGAGCATTAAGTAGTAATAATGAGATAAAGAAAGCTGTTAGATCTGTTAAAGAACATCTAGAAGATAAAGGCTGTTGGGTTTTTGATAGAGGAGCAGATACTACTATTTTGAAAGATTTCTTTATCAGTAACTCTTCACAAGCTATTATTCGCTTAAAAAAAAATACATCTCTATTATACAAACAAGAACAATATCAAGTAAATCAACTAGTCAAGAAAGTGAATTTTTCAATAACTCAGACAGTAGTCAAAATAAAGAAAGACAAACCTGTTCTTGTTGATTATGAATTAGGAGTTGTTCCAATAGGCTATAGTATAAAAGGAACTAGTTATCCATTATGGCTAGTAATTTCAAGAAACAAAAAACATGGAGGTCTTTGTTATTTAATGGTAAAAAGTAATCTATCTAGTGCTATAGAAGTAGCTAAATGGGCTTTTAAAGGGTATGGATTACGTTAGAAAATAGAAGAATATCACAGACACATAAAACAAGAATACAAATTGGAAGACATACAAATGAAAACTTTTGATGGAGTACAATCTATGCTCGCTACACTTACAGTGGCCATGTTTATGATTTACAAAAAAATGAAAGCATTACATTTTAATTTGTTACTAGACGCTGGATACAACTACCTTAACAAGTATACTATTAGAGAACTTACAAACTTTATATACTATAAAATATCAAAAGTAGTCTCAATTTTATTGATGCCTACTAGAATTAGATGGAAAATAAACACCAACCCGCCTAAAGATAATAGCGGGCAAACCAATTTATTATTCAGCTAAAAAAAACAGGGGATGGCTAAATACTCATAAAAGCAGTTTAAATATGGCTAAATTTTCTATTGAAAAAGAATTATAATCCGTTACTTAAATTTTGGATCGGCTTTGTTATTTTAAAATTAAGTAACAGAATATTTATATTAACCTCTCCCACTTTTCATGTAGTAAATAAGTCCTAGCTTTGTTAGAAGGATTTCCAATAATAAGAAAATCATTTTCTAGCCATTTTTTTATAAGAATAGCAGCATTTCTTTTAAAAATGCCTAAATGAATAGCTAAATCATTCGTAGTGATTTCTTTTTGTTGTAAAAATAAGTCTAGAGACATTCGCTGTTTAGCGGATAACTCTCTTAATAATTTAGAATTATCATTAGAAATACTTGTAACCTTTTTTTTAGAATTCTCTACAATATTAGAAAACGCAGTAGCCATTCCTTTGATAAAATATTCTAGAAAATCTGTTAAATCAGCCTGTTCTCTTCCCATGTAATAATTAGGGATGTCCTCTACAGCCAAAGCATCATAGTAACCATGTAAGTTTTTTGCGTAATACTCTTCCAAAGAATAGATTCCTTTTAACCCATAACCTCCAAAATGTAAAATATAATTAGTCATTAATCGAGCTGTTCTTCCGTTACCATCATAATAAGGATGTATAGTCGCAAATTGATAATGAGCTAAGGCAGCTATAATTGGTACTGGGATTTTTCTATTTTCTAAAGATATATCAATCCAAGAAACTAATTCTTTCATTAGAGTGCCAACATCAGAAGCTTCTGGGGGCATATATACAATATTGTTTGAGAGTCCGTCTTTTATTACATTTTGACCATCTCTATATGGAGTAGCACTTTTTTTCCCATTTAAAACTAGTCCATGAATGATTTGTATTGTT
This window of the Flavobacteriaceae bacterium genome carries:
- a CDS encoding cell filamentation protein Fic, coding for MPFTPNYTITLSIAQNLVAIEEGKKQFESTPINTTLLSSLRKSARLVATHYSTQIEGNRLTMEQVTEVVSQKKSGFSGRERDEKEVVNYYKALEYIETKNNKLLTEKTIQIIHGLVLNGKKSATPYRDGQNVIKDGLSNNIVYMPPEASDVGTLMKELVSWIDISLENRKIPVPIIAALAHYQFATIHPYYDGNGRTARLMTNYILHFGGYGLKGIYSLEEYYAKNLHGYYDALAVEDIPNYYMGREQADLTDFLEYFIKGMATAFSNIVENSKKKVTSISNDNSKLLRELSAKQRMSLDLFLQQKEITTNDLAIHLGIFKRNAAILIKKWLENDFLIIGNPSNKARTYLLHEKWERLI